Proteins found in one Corynebacterium freneyi genomic segment:
- a CDS encoding cutinase family protein, whose product MNIRGVHRRGHQRVHRRVTAALAATAIAVGGLGVGVGPASAVTPPTIPYEPPALDDGGVRSPMIPPSAWSGIEHGIGRLAGKDLGLDALDDRECTAITAIHVPGTGETNDQRDPDVPHGRVVSGLGHDLAAEFGDDVRNLYLPYTSDAFLTASYAESAPRGQEALTRLVDAVAAACPTTGLVFTGYSQGADIVGGWADDALAGRTDAAGVPLVDRVVAVALFGNPRRGADVAVAHGTAAADSTGILGPREGTWGVLGDRIFDSCNDGDLWCDSTPGMREIAPAVMSASFAPKDAAAARAVIEDAVGSGALADPEIREALGALLEFLIDGSSDHLQYEAELDGAPSARAEAAAFLGAKIGPAVASA is encoded by the coding sequence ATGAACATCAGGGGCGTTCATCGTCGGGGCCATCAGCGCGTCCATCGTCGAGTCACCGCTGCGCTGGCGGCCACGGCGATCGCCGTCGGCGGGCTTGGCGTGGGTGTCGGCCCGGCGTCGGCGGTGACTCCGCCGACCATCCCGTACGAGCCGCCGGCCCTCGACGACGGTGGCGTGCGCAGCCCGATGATCCCCCCGTCGGCGTGGAGCGGGATCGAGCACGGCATCGGTCGGCTCGCGGGCAAGGACCTGGGCCTGGACGCGCTGGATGACCGCGAATGCACGGCCATCACGGCGATTCACGTGCCGGGCACCGGCGAAACCAACGATCAGCGTGACCCGGATGTTCCGCATGGGCGCGTCGTTTCCGGGCTGGGGCATGATCTGGCCGCCGAGTTCGGCGATGACGTCCGCAACCTGTACCTGCCCTACACGTCGGATGCGTTTCTGACCGCCTCATACGCGGAGTCGGCGCCGCGCGGCCAGGAGGCGTTGACCCGTCTCGTCGACGCCGTCGCCGCGGCCTGCCCGACGACCGGGTTGGTGTTCACCGGGTATTCGCAGGGCGCGGACATCGTCGGCGGGTGGGCGGACGACGCGTTGGCCGGGCGGACGGATGCGGCCGGGGTGCCGCTGGTCGATCGCGTCGTCGCGGTGGCCCTGTTCGGCAATCCCCGTCGCGGTGCGGATGTCGCGGTCGCCCATGGCACGGCGGCCGCGGATTCGACGGGAATTCTCGGGCCGCGCGAGGGGACGTGGGGTGTGCTCGGCGACCGCATCTTCGACTCGTGCAACGACGGTGACCTGTGGTGCGATTCCACCCCGGGAATGCGGGAGATCGCCCCGGCGGTGATGTCGGCGTCGTTCGCCCCGAAGGATGCCGCCGCCGCCCGCGCGGTCATCGAAGACGCCGTGGGGTCGGGTGCCCTGGCCGATCCGGAGATCCGAGAGGCCCTGGGCGCGTTGCTGGAGTTCCTGATCGACGGCTCGTCCGATCATCTGCAGTACGAGGCCGAGTTGGACGGAGCGCCGTCGGCACGTGCCGAGGCCGCCGCATTCCTCGGCGCGAAGATCGGGCCGGCCGTCGCCTCGGCCTAG
- a CDS encoding ISL3 family transposase, producing MPDSTSLIADTIIRTVELGLTITGAAIDERHTWITCRPVEQDASCPACGMKGRLRDHRIRELVDLPVVGHPTRLRIRLPRFTCTNTACATKIFQQQLVCAKRKAKLTDRCTRWILQRLAIDRMSVAAISKSLDIGWDLVNQVALEQAWELIYADPTHLAGVRVLGVDEHKWKHRRGDGTPGFVTVIVDLTPNVDGTGPARLLDMVPGRSAEVLRRWLAAREKSFRDRVKVVAMDGFAGYHTATTEQLPKARKVMDPFHVVHLAADKLTMTRQRIQQDTCGHRGRSGDPLYGVRRILLTRMGLLTDRQKAKLDAVFADERHTAVDVTHWTYQDIIAAYEHPDRRVGKRWMYKIMCRIRKDLPAGVQELGQLGRTMWKRRAEILAYFDTGASNGPVEAINGRLEHLRGIALGFRNLNHYILRSLIHSGGFQAKINAL from the coding sequence ATGCCCGATTCTACGTCTCTTATTGCTGACACCATCATCCGGACCGTTGAACTCGGCCTGACCATCACGGGCGCCGCGATCGATGAGCGCCACACGTGGATCACCTGCCGCCCGGTGGAACAGGATGCCTCCTGCCCGGCCTGCGGGATGAAAGGCCGGCTGCGTGATCACCGGATCCGTGAACTCGTGGACCTGCCCGTCGTCGGGCATCCCACCCGGTTACGGATCCGGCTACCCCGTTTCACCTGCACCAACACCGCCTGTGCGACAAAGATCTTTCAACAGCAACTCGTGTGCGCGAAGCGGAAAGCCAAGCTCACCGACCGCTGCACCCGCTGGATCCTCCAGCGCCTGGCGATTGACCGCATGAGCGTTGCCGCGATCTCGAAGTCCCTGGACATCGGCTGGGATCTGGTCAACCAGGTAGCCCTCGAACAGGCCTGGGAGCTGATCTACGCTGATCCCACCCACCTGGCCGGAGTCCGCGTCCTGGGGGTGGACGAGCACAAATGGAAACACCGCCGCGGCGACGGTACTCCCGGTTTCGTCACCGTCATCGTCGACCTGACGCCGAACGTGGACGGCACCGGGCCCGCCCGGCTGTTGGACATGGTGCCGGGCAGATCCGCTGAGGTGCTGCGCCGCTGGCTCGCCGCCCGGGAGAAGTCCTTCCGCGACCGGGTGAAAGTCGTGGCGATGGACGGATTCGCCGGCTACCACACCGCCACCACCGAGCAGCTGCCGAAGGCGAGGAAGGTGATGGACCCGTTCCACGTCGTGCACCTGGCCGCCGACAAGCTGACTATGACCCGGCAGCGGATCCAACAGGACACCTGTGGGCATCGCGGCCGGTCAGGGGATCCCTTGTACGGGGTGCGTCGGATCCTGCTAACCCGGATGGGACTGCTGACCGACAGGCAGAAAGCGAAGCTGGACGCGGTGTTCGCTGATGAGCGGCACACGGCTGTGGATGTCACGCACTGGACGTATCAGGACATCATCGCAGCCTATGAGCATCCTGACCGTCGGGTCGGGAAGAGGTGGATGTACAAAATCATGTGCCGGATCCGGAAAGATCTTCCCGCCGGGGTCCAGGAGCTGGGGCAGTTGGGCCGGACGATGTGGAAACGACGGGCCGAGATCCTCGCGTACTTCGACACCGGCGCTTCCAATGGCCCCGTCGAGGCCATCAACGGACGGTTGGAGCACCTGCGTGGCATCGCACTCGGGTTCAGGAACCTCAACCACTACATCTTGCGGTCACTGATCCACTCCGGAGGGTTCCAGGCCAAGATCAACGCACTCTAA
- a CDS encoding amino acid permease, whose product MTNDPLSRADEAVPDASTDEKLGKGLKVRHLTMMGLGSAIGAGLFLGTGVGINAAGPGVLLSYLAAGVIVVLVMTMLGEMAAARPASGAFSTYAEMAFGRGAGFILGWLYWFMLIMVLGAEITGAGAIMGAWWDIPGWIPGLVCVVFFAVVNLAKVRGFGEFEFWFAFIKVAVIIGFLVIGVLLIFGLLPGTTFVGTQHIAESGFLPNGFSGVAAGLLAVAFAFGGIEIVTIAAAESDDPKRSIASAVRSIIVRIGVFYIGCVLVIITLLPYSQIDGADTAAESPFTLVLQQAGIPGVVGFMEAVIVLALLSAFNAQIYATSRLVYSMARRGEAPHMFTAMNSQAVPYKAVIMSMVFAFLSVGIQVVFDGSKVLVFLLNAVGGCLLVIWLVIALSQIKLRPRLEANDELTVRLPGYPWLSWLAVFMILGLTVMMLFDEVARQQVFSVLAVCFFLAVLAALTSSTRARARDNIDQSPVDGVHH is encoded by the coding sequence ATGACCAATGACCCCTTGTCCCGGGCCGACGAGGCCGTGCCGGACGCTTCGACCGACGAGAAGCTCGGCAAGGGACTGAAAGTTCGCCACCTGACCATGATGGGCCTGGGTTCCGCCATCGGCGCGGGACTCTTCCTGGGCACCGGCGTCGGCATCAACGCCGCCGGACCCGGTGTCCTGCTGTCCTACCTCGCCGCCGGCGTCATCGTCGTCCTGGTGATGACCATGCTCGGCGAGATGGCCGCCGCCCGCCCCGCCTCCGGCGCGTTTTCCACCTACGCCGAAATGGCGTTCGGCCGGGGCGCCGGCTTCATCCTCGGCTGGTTGTACTGGTTCATGCTGATCATGGTGCTCGGCGCCGAAATCACCGGCGCCGGCGCGATCATGGGCGCATGGTGGGACATCCCGGGGTGGATCCCGGGCCTGGTGTGCGTGGTGTTCTTCGCCGTCGTCAACCTGGCCAAGGTCCGCGGTTTCGGCGAGTTCGAGTTCTGGTTCGCGTTCATCAAGGTGGCCGTCATCATCGGCTTCCTCGTCATCGGCGTCCTGCTGATCTTCGGGCTGCTGCCCGGCACGACCTTCGTCGGCACGCAACACATCGCGGAGTCGGGCTTCCTGCCCAACGGCTTCTCCGGTGTCGCGGCGGGCCTGCTGGCCGTCGCGTTCGCGTTCGGCGGCATCGAGATCGTCACCATCGCCGCCGCGGAATCCGACGACCCGAAGCGTTCGATCGCCTCCGCCGTCCGCTCGATCATCGTGCGCATCGGCGTGTTCTACATCGGCTGCGTGCTGGTCATCATCACGTTGCTGCCCTACTCCCAGATCGACGGCGCCGACACCGCCGCCGAGTCGCCGTTCACCTTGGTGCTGCAGCAGGCGGGCATCCCGGGCGTCGTCGGCTTCATGGAGGCCGTCATCGTCCTGGCGCTGCTGTCCGCCTTCAACGCCCAGATCTACGCCACGTCGCGCCTGGTGTACTCGATGGCCCGCCGCGGCGAGGCCCCGCACATGTTCACCGCCATGAACTCCCAGGCCGTGCCCTACAAGGCGGTGATCATGTCGATGGTCTTCGCGTTCCTGTCGGTCGGCATCCAGGTCGTTTTCGACGGGTCGAAGGTGCTGGTGTTCCTGCTCAACGCCGTCGGCGGCTGCCTGCTGGTCATTTGGCTGGTCATCGCACTGTCGCAAATCAAGCTGCGCCCGCGCCTGGAGGCCAACGACGAGCTCACCGTCCGCCTTCCCGGCTACCCGTGGCTGTCGTGGCTGGCGGTGTTCATGATCCTGGGGCTGACCGTCATGATGCTTTTCGACGAGGTCGCCCGCCAGCAGGTCTTCTCCGTGTTGGCAGTGTGCTTCTTCCTCGCCGTGCTCGCCGCCCTGACGTCGTCGACGCGCGCACGGGCCCGAGACAACATCGACCAGTCCCCCGTCGACGGGGTCCACCACTAG
- a CDS encoding DapH/DapD/GlmU-related protein: MMTTGASATGIANIAMDGTVLDTWYPNPQLDDTITESGTRRLGAQHLTPQLLRQVLLDEDRRVEQVAVRTTIADLSQPPIDSHDAYLRLHLLSHRIVTPHSIQMSEVFDALNIVAWTNKGPCLPDNFEALRTNLRMRGLIHVYSIDRMPRMVDYVVPSGVRIAEAERVRLGAYLAPGTTVLREGFVSLNSGSLGPCKIEGRLSSGVVLGEHTTVGLAGTVMARHDERGRRIPLTVGRRCVIGVSAGTVGVDLGDDCIIDKNILIDKDAPIELLDEGRRVHAWELNGRDRMHFFRHPDYAAVCMRPTEV, from the coding sequence ATGATGACAACAGGTGCCTCGGCCACGGGTATCGCGAACATCGCAATGGACGGCACCGTCCTGGACACGTGGTACCCCAACCCCCAGCTCGACGACACCATCACCGAATCCGGCACCCGCCGCCTCGGCGCGCAGCACCTCACCCCCCAGTTGCTGCGCCAGGTGCTTCTCGACGAGGACCGCAGGGTCGAGCAGGTCGCGGTGCGCACCACCATCGCCGACCTGTCGCAGCCGCCGATCGACTCGCACGACGCCTACCTGCGCCTGCACCTGCTGTCGCACCGCATCGTCACCCCGCACTCCATCCAGATGAGCGAGGTGTTCGACGCCCTGAACATCGTCGCGTGGACGAACAAGGGCCCCTGTCTGCCCGACAACTTCGAGGCCCTGCGCACCAACCTGCGCATGCGCGGCCTCATCCACGTCTATTCCATCGACCGCATGCCGCGGATGGTCGACTACGTCGTGCCGTCGGGCGTACGCATCGCCGAAGCCGAGCGCGTCCGCCTGGGCGCCTACCTCGCGCCGGGCACCACCGTGCTGCGCGAGGGTTTCGTGTCGCTGAACTCCGGGTCGCTGGGCCCCTGCAAGATCGAGGGCCGGTTGTCGTCGGGCGTGGTGCTCGGCGAGCACACCACCGTCGGTCTGGCCGGCACCGTCATGGCCCGTCACGACGAACGCGGTCGCCGCATCCCGCTGACCGTCGGCCGGCGCTGCGTCATCGGCGTGTCCGCGGGCACCGTGGGCGTCGACCTCGGCGACGACTGCATCATCGACAAGAACATCCTCATCGACAAGGACGCCCCGATCGAGCTTCTCGACGAAGGACGCCGCGTCCACGCCTGGGAGCTCAACGGCCGCGACCGCATGCACTTCTTCCGCCACCCCGATTACGCCGCGGTGTGCATGCGCCCCACCGAGGTGTAG
- a CDS encoding TIGR00730 family Rossman fold protein, with amino-acid sequence MAPHRTPSPERKRQLRGPMMVRNTGEYDPNRSTTDRRLLDPGQATDWLHTDTWRVLRIQSEFVDGFGALAEIPKAITVFGSARMPEDHPYYIQGCELGRAIVEAGYACITGGGPGLMEAPNRGAYDADGLSVGLGIELPHEQSLNDWVDLGLNFRYFFVRKTMFLKYSQAFIGLPGGFGTLDELFEVLVMVQTGKVTRFPVVLLGTEFWGGLIDWIRDRVLAEGMISPEDMDLFLVTDSIDEAMEFIVAAHEGQERDRREEVAREAIARAHRDGDQGLLD; translated from the coding sequence ATGGCCCCGCACCGCACCCCTTCCCCGGAGCGCAAGCGCCAGCTGCGCGGACCGATGATGGTCCGCAACACCGGCGAGTACGACCCGAACCGCTCGACGACGGATCGCCGCCTGCTCGACCCGGGCCAGGCCACCGACTGGTTGCACACCGACACCTGGCGGGTGCTGCGGATCCAGTCCGAGTTCGTCGACGGGTTCGGGGCGCTGGCGGAGATCCCGAAGGCCATCACGGTGTTCGGTTCGGCGCGCATGCCGGAGGACCACCCGTACTACATCCAGGGTTGCGAACTCGGCCGCGCCATCGTCGAAGCCGGCTACGCGTGCATCACCGGCGGCGGCCCGGGCCTGATGGAGGCGCCCAACCGCGGGGCCTACGACGCCGACGGCCTGTCGGTGGGATTGGGCATCGAGCTGCCGCACGAGCAAAGCCTCAACGACTGGGTCGACCTGGGCCTGAACTTCCGGTACTTCTTCGTGCGCAAGACGATGTTCCTGAAGTACTCGCAGGCGTTCATCGGGCTGCCCGGCGGCTTCGGCACCCTCGACGAGTTGTTCGAGGTGCTGGTCATGGTGCAGACCGGCAAGGTCACCCGGTTCCCCGTCGTGCTGCTGGGCACGGAGTTCTGGGGCGGGCTGATCGACTGGATCCGCGACCGCGTCCTGGCCGAGGGCATGATTTCGCCGGAGGACATGGACCTGTTCCTGGTCACCGACTCCATCGACGAGGCCATGGAGTTCATCGTCGCCGCCCACGAGGGGCAGGAGCGCGATCGCCGGGAGGAAGTCGCGCGCGAGGCGATCGCCCGCGCCCACCGCGACGGCGACCAGGGGCTGCTGGACTGA
- the folP gene encoding dihydropteroate synthase, with product MAIVNRTPDSFYDRGATAAEDAALARIDAVVAAGADVIDIGGVKAGPGPVVDAAEEIDRVVPTIAEARRRHPGVTISVDTWRASVAEAAIAAGADLVNDTWAGHDPELVEVAGAHRAGYVCSHTGGAVPRTRPFRVHYDDVVADVIAETSALAERAVACGVPEDKVLVDPTHDFGKNTFHGLELLRRLDELVAAGWPVLMALSNKDFVGETVGRDVDGRVPATLAATAWAAAQGVAMFRVHEVDDTVDVCRMIGAIRGDVAPLSTIRGLQ from the coding sequence ATGGCCATCGTCAATCGCACGCCCGATTCCTTCTACGACCGCGGGGCCACCGCCGCGGAGGACGCTGCGTTGGCCCGGATCGACGCCGTGGTCGCGGCGGGGGCGGACGTCATCGACATCGGCGGCGTCAAGGCGGGGCCGGGGCCGGTGGTCGACGCGGCCGAGGAGATCGACCGGGTGGTGCCCACCATCGCCGAGGCGCGTCGCAGGCATCCGGGCGTGACCATCAGCGTGGACACGTGGCGGGCGTCGGTGGCCGAGGCCGCCATTGCCGCGGGCGCGGATCTGGTCAACGACACGTGGGCGGGCCACGATCCGGAGTTGGTGGAGGTCGCCGGCGCGCACCGAGCGGGGTACGTCTGCTCGCACACGGGTGGCGCGGTGCCCCGCACCAGGCCGTTTCGGGTGCATTACGACGACGTGGTCGCCGACGTCATCGCCGAAACATCCGCGTTGGCGGAGCGGGCGGTGGCCTGCGGCGTGCCCGAGGACAAGGTTTTGGTCGACCCGACGCACGACTTCGGCAAGAACACCTTCCACGGCCTGGAGCTGCTGCGGCGCCTCGACGAGCTGGTCGCCGCCGGGTGGCCGGTGCTGATGGCGTTGTCGAACAAGGACTTCGTCGGCGAGACCGTCGGCCGGGACGTCGACGGGCGGGTGCCGGCGACGCTGGCCGCCACGGCGTGGGCGGCGGCGCAGGGCGTGGCCATGTTCCGCGTCCACGAGGTCGACGACACCGTCGACGTGTGCCGCATGATCGGCGCCATCCGCGGCGACGTCGCGCCCCTGTCGACGATCCGGGGGCTGCAATGA
- a CDS encoding glucosyl-3-phosphoglycerate synthase, which produces MSGGDGGNVNGGVHGTKADRGEAGVVKRPAVSVILPALNEEATVASVIESVRPSLAAGIVDEIIVVDSDSTDATAEVAAAAGARVVNWADVLPDVPTRPGKGEALWRGVAAARGDVVVFLDADLRDPSPAFVPSLLAPLLADDTVRLVKGHYRRDAPGDVGGGRVTELTARPLLAAFRPDLAVIRQPLSGEYAAWRADLMELPFAARYGVEIGLLVDVADRWGAAAIQEVDLGVRVHRNRPLGELAPMAVEVSATLLRKIGLAPATGEDLPGDRPPLATMLPGTRRERVGDE; this is translated from the coding sequence ATGAGCGGCGGGGATGGCGGGAACGTCAACGGCGGTGTGCATGGCACGAAGGCGGATCGCGGGGAGGCGGGCGTCGTCAAGCGTCCCGCGGTGTCGGTGATCCTGCCGGCCCTCAACGAGGAAGCGACCGTCGCGTCGGTGATCGAGTCGGTGCGGCCGAGCCTGGCGGCGGGCATCGTCGACGAGATCATCGTCGTGGATTCCGATTCGACGGATGCGACCGCCGAGGTCGCCGCGGCCGCCGGGGCGCGGGTGGTCAATTGGGCCGACGTGCTGCCGGACGTGCCCACCCGCCCCGGCAAAGGTGAGGCCCTGTGGCGCGGGGTGGCCGCCGCGCGCGGTGACGTCGTCGTCTTCCTCGACGCCGACCTGCGCGACCCGTCCCCGGCGTTCGTGCCGTCGCTGCTGGCCCCGTTGCTTGCCGACGACACCGTGCGCCTGGTCAAGGGCCATTACCGCAGGGATGCGCCGGGGGACGTCGGCGGCGGGCGCGTCACCGAGTTGACCGCCCGGCCGCTGCTGGCGGCGTTTCGGCCGGACCTGGCCGTCATCCGGCAGCCGCTGTCGGGAGAGTACGCGGCGTGGCGGGCCGACCTGATGGAGCTGCCGTTCGCCGCGCGGTATGGCGTGGAGATCGGCCTGCTCGTCGACGTCGCCGACCGGTGGGGCGCCGCGGCGATCCAGGAAGTCGACCTCGGGGTGCGCGTGCACCGCAACCGGCCGCTGGGCGAGCTTGCGCCGATGGCCGTGGAGGTGTCCGCGACGCTGCTGCGCAAGATCGGCCTGGCGCCGGCCACCGGCGAGGACCTTCCCGGCGACCGCCCGCCGCTGGCCACGATGCTGCCCGGGACGAGGCGGGAACGAGTGGGCGACGAATGA
- a CDS encoding DUF3117 domain-containing protein, which produces MAAMKPRTGDGPLEAVKEGKKIVMRVPADGGGRLVVELTPEEAAELGAALTAVGE; this is translated from the coding sequence ATGGCAGCGATGAAGCCCCGGACCGGAGATGGACCTCTGGAGGCCGTGAAGGAGGGCAAGAAGATCGTCATGCGCGTTCCCGCCGACGGCGGCGGCCGCCTGGTCGTCGAACTGACGCCGGAGGAGGCCGCCGAGCTCGGCGCCGCCCTCACCGCCGTCGGCGAGTGA
- a CDS encoding methyltransferase domain-containing protein, producing MLADIIDVLADPIDGSPLRCGDPEWATLKSESGHSYDVARQGYVTLAGGAGLRYSGDDAKMIAAREEFLSGGHYAPFVEAVTGNVQDVLDDACVAEEANPAILEIGAGTGYYLAHTLDGVSGARGVGIDVSVPAAKHLAKCHPRVGAVVADAWARLPIRDNSIDAITVIFAPRNAEEFARVLKPGGQVVVLTAATGHLGELRQPLGIIDVERGKVERMIAQAEGHLVPVGEPELVEFPMTLDQAAIAAQIGMSPSARHIHPDVLAERIAALPHQMEITARAYVTRLGKKER from the coding sequence TTGCTCGCCGACATCATCGACGTGCTCGCCGACCCCATCGACGGGTCCCCGCTGCGGTGCGGCGACCCCGAGTGGGCGACGCTGAAGTCCGAGTCCGGTCACAGCTATGACGTCGCCCGTCAGGGGTACGTGACGCTGGCCGGTGGCGCGGGGCTGCGCTACTCGGGCGATGACGCGAAGATGATCGCCGCCCGCGAGGAGTTCCTGTCCGGCGGGCATTACGCGCCGTTCGTCGAGGCGGTGACCGGCAACGTGCAGGACGTCCTCGACGACGCCTGCGTGGCGGAGGAGGCCAATCCGGCGATCCTGGAGATCGGCGCGGGCACGGGCTACTACCTGGCGCACACGCTCGACGGGGTCAGCGGTGCGCGCGGCGTGGGCATCGACGTGTCGGTGCCGGCGGCGAAGCACCTGGCCAAGTGCCACCCGCGGGTGGGCGCGGTGGTGGCCGACGCGTGGGCGCGGCTGCCCATCCGCGACAATTCCATCGACGCGATCACGGTGATCTTCGCGCCGCGCAATGCGGAGGAGTTCGCCCGCGTGCTCAAGCCTGGCGGCCAGGTCGTGGTGCTCACCGCGGCGACGGGGCACCTGGGCGAGCTGCGTCAGCCGTTGGGCATCATCGACGTCGAGCGCGGCAAGGTCGAGCGGATGATCGCGCAGGCCGAGGGCCACCTGGTGCCGGTCGGAGAGCCGGAGCTCGTCGAGTTCCCCATGACCCTCGATCAGGCCGCGATCGCCGCGCAAATCGGCATGAGCCCGTCGGCGCGGCACATTCATCCGGACGTGTTGGCCGAGCGCATCGCCGCGCTGCCGCATCAGATGGAGATCACCGCCCGCGCGTACGTGACGCGTCTGGGCAAGAAGGAGCGGTAG
- the budA gene encoding acetolactate decarboxylase: protein MNTNANPTRGDHPADLPTTRHTFFQASLMTALLDGIYDGEMSIGELLGKGNFGIGTFDGLDGEMVIIDGVCWQLRGDGSATKASMGQKTPYAVVTNFVPHIVRDAPPNCVRADITPFIDSVVPSANYMYALRITGEFEWVTTRTVVKQSRPYPKMIDATEADESVDFENVCGVIAGFRTPVYEKGISVPGCHVHFIDDDRTGGGHVLDFKLKSGVIEICPGTDLQLRLPLSEEFSGAELAPEDLDAQIHATEVKD from the coding sequence GTGAACACCAACGCGAACCCGACCCGCGGCGACCACCCCGCCGACCTGCCCACCACCCGCCACACCTTCTTCCAGGCGTCGCTGATGACGGCCCTGCTCGACGGCATCTACGACGGAGAAATGTCGATCGGCGAACTGCTGGGCAAGGGAAACTTCGGCATCGGCACCTTCGACGGCCTCGACGGCGAAATGGTCATCATCGACGGCGTGTGCTGGCAACTGCGCGGCGACGGCTCGGCGACGAAGGCGTCGATGGGCCAGAAAACCCCCTACGCGGTGGTGACCAACTTCGTGCCGCACATCGTCCGCGACGCACCGCCCAACTGCGTGCGCGCCGACATCACCCCCTTCATCGACTCCGTCGTCCCCAGCGCCAACTACATGTACGCGCTGCGCATCACCGGCGAGTTCGAATGGGTCACCACGCGGACCGTCGTCAAGCAGTCCCGCCCCTACCCCAAGATGATCGACGCGACCGAAGCCGACGAATCCGTCGACTTCGAAAACGTCTGCGGCGTCATCGCCGGATTCCGCACCCCCGTGTACGAAAAGGGCATCTCCGTGCCCGGCTGCCACGTCCACTTCATCGACGACGACCGCACCGGCGGCGGCCACGTCCTCGACTTCAAGCTGAAATCCGGCGTCATCGAAATCTGCCCCGGCACCGACCTGCAGCTGCGCCTGCCGCTGTCCGAGGAATTCTCCGGCGCCGAACTCGCCCCCGAAGACCTCGACGCGCAGATCCACGCCACCGAGGTCAAGGACTAG
- the glgA gene encoding glycogen synthase — protein sequence MRVAMMTREYPPEIYGGAGVHVTELTRFMRGLDGVDVDVHCMGAPRDEEGCYVHGVDPELADANPAIKTLSTGLRMADAAAATDIQVVHSHTWYAGLGGHLTGKLKGIPHVATAHSLEPHRPWKREQLGGGYDVSSWSEKNTMEYADGVIAVSARMKEAILDAYPRIEPDRVHVVLNGIDPGLWYPRPTWEESQEANGWSVLADLGVDPSRPMVAFVGRITRQKGVGHLIKAASQFDDGVQLVLCAGAPDTPEIAAETEQLVTDLQAERDGVFWVKDMLPKEKIQEILTAADSFVCPSIYEPLGIVNLEAMACGTAVVASDVGGIPEVVVDGETGALVHYDENDPATFEADIAAAVNKMVSDREAAKKIGEAGKQRAIDVFSWETIARDTVEVYKSLM from the coding sequence ATGCGAGTTGCGATGATGACCCGAGAGTATCCCCCGGAAATCTACGGCGGCGCAGGCGTACACGTCACCGAGCTCACCCGTTTCATGCGCGGGCTCGATGGCGTCGACGTCGACGTGCATTGCATGGGCGCCCCGCGCGACGAGGAGGGGTGCTACGTCCACGGCGTCGACCCCGAACTCGCCGACGCGAACCCCGCCATCAAGACCCTGTCCACCGGCCTGCGCATGGCGGACGCCGCGGCGGCGACGGACATCCAGGTCGTCCACTCCCACACCTGGTACGCCGGCCTCGGCGGCCACCTGACCGGCAAGCTCAAGGGCATCCCGCACGTGGCCACGGCGCATTCGTTGGAACCGCACCGCCCGTGGAAGCGCGAGCAGCTCGGCGGCGGCTACGACGTGTCGTCGTGGTCGGAGAAGAACACCATGGAGTACGCCGACGGCGTCATCGCGGTGTCGGCCCGCATGAAGGAGGCGATCCTCGACGCCTACCCGCGCATCGAACCGGATCGCGTGCACGTCGTGCTCAACGGCATCGACCCGGGCCTGTGGTACCCGCGCCCGACGTGGGAGGAGTCGCAGGAGGCCAACGGCTGGTCCGTGCTGGCGGACCTCGGCGTCGACCCGTCGCGCCCGATGGTCGCCTTCGTCGGACGCATCACCCGCCAGAAGGGCGTGGGCCACCTGATCAAGGCGGCGTCGCAATTCGACGACGGCGTCCAGCTGGTGCTGTGCGCCGGCGCGCCGGACACCCCGGAGATCGCGGCGGAGACCGAGCAGCTGGTCACCGACCTGCAGGCCGAACGCGACGGCGTGTTCTGGGTGAAGGACATGCTGCCGAAGGAAAAGATCCAGGAGATCCTCACCGCCGCGGATTCCTTCGTCTGCCCGTCGATCTACGAGCCGCTGGGCATCGTCAACCTGGAGGCCATGGCGTGCGGCACCGCGGTCGTCGCCTCGGACGTCGGCGGCATCCCGGAGGTCGTCGTCGACGGCGAAACCGGTGCGCTGGTGCATTACGACGAAAACGACCCGGCGACCTTCGAAGCCGACATCGCGGCCGCGGTGAACAAGATGGTGTCCGACCGCGAGGCGGCGAAGAAGATCGGCGAGGCCGGCAAGCAGCGCGCCATCGACGTCTTCAGCTGGGAAACCATCGCCCGCGACACCGTCGAGGTGTACAAGTCCCTCATGTAG